A genomic region of bacterium contains the following coding sequences:
- a CDS encoding XRE family transcriptional regulator yields the protein MSKPYKDLQSKMSAKQRTESAKLTKQMLSEIALCELRQSLKLTQNQVAESLQIKQPSLAKIEKQNDMFISTLARIINALGGKLKIIAAFPDQEVLLAQFTKQNRH from the coding sequence ATGAGCAAGCCCTATAAGGACCTCCAAAGTAAAATGAGTGCGAAACAGCGCACAGAAAGTGCAAAGTTGACTAAACAAATGCTGAGCGAAATAGCTCTTTGCGAACTACGTCAGTCACTAAAATTGACTCAAAATCAAGTAGCTGAAAGCTTGCAAATTAAACAACCTTCATTAGCAAAGATAGAAAAGCAAAATGACATGTTTATCAGCACGCTTGCCAGAATTATCAACGCCCTAGGAGGAAAGCTCAAGATCATAGCTGCTTTCCCCGATCAAGAAGTGCTACTCGCGCAATTCACTAAACAAAATCGGCATTAG
- the aspS gene encoding aspartate--tRNA ligase has product MKNIYEIEAMRTHRAGDLRASDIGQTVKLSGWVRRRRDHGGLVFVDLADYSGHTQIVFKPEAQESFSLAEKLRSEFVIQITGSVEKRPQGTEKKDLGTGEIEVSVTSLKILSECEPLPFMIEDAQDLKEEVRLKYRYLDLRRPKMQQILRMRHRVYQATRSYLDTNGFTEVETPFLTKTTPEGARDFLVPCRLSPGEFYALPQSPQLFKQVLMIAGLDRYYQVVRCFRDEDFRANRQPEFTQIDIETTFPTEDFIKDLVEGLVINIWKHAAAVELTPKFPRLSYDEVMNRFGVDAPDMRFGLELQDLTQVFKSTEFQVFKSVIGAQGFIKTLVLSPDQALSRSDIEELTTFVANYGAKGLAWSVLEGDGFKGGIGKFISAAETATLKAQLGLKGGETLLMVAADYDVTSAALGALRVHLAKKFNMIDTKKLCFLWVDRFPAFGWDKETKTYTSIHHPFTSPIIETEEDLRLFKTDATKLRAKAYDLVLNGQEIGGGSIRIHRSDIQSQVFSLLGISTEEAERKFGFLLEALRFGAPPHGGIALGVDRIVMLLAGADSIRDVIAFPKTQKGVDLMVGAPSLAGDQQLKELSIKVTAKATEANQAKT; this is encoded by the coding sequence ATGAAAAATATTTACGAAATCGAAGCGATGCGAACCCACCGTGCAGGAGATTTACGTGCGAGTGATATTGGTCAAACTGTGAAATTGTCAGGCTGGGTACGTCGCCGCCGCGACCACGGGGGACTAGTGTTTGTTGACCTGGCTGATTACTCAGGTCACACGCAAATTGTCTTTAAGCCAGAAGCGCAGGAATCGTTTAGCTTAGCCGAAAAACTCAGATCTGAATTTGTAATTCAAATTACAGGCAGCGTGGAGAAACGCCCACAAGGAACAGAGAAAAAGGATTTGGGTACAGGCGAAATTGAAGTTTCGGTGACAAGCTTAAAGATTCTTTCCGAATGCGAGCCTCTGCCCTTTATGATTGAAGACGCACAGGACCTCAAGGAAGAAGTGCGTTTAAAATATCGCTATCTCGATTTACGCCGCCCAAAAATGCAGCAAATTTTACGCATGCGGCACCGAGTTTACCAGGCCACACGCAGTTATCTAGATACCAACGGTTTTACTGAAGTCGAAACGCCATTTTTGACTAAAACTACCCCCGAAGGAGCACGCGATTTTCTTGTGCCGTGTCGTTTAAGTCCCGGGGAATTTTATGCGCTCCCACAGTCGCCGCAGCTTTTTAAGCAAGTGCTAATGATTGCTGGCCTTGACCGTTACTATCAAGTGGTGCGTTGTTTTCGTGATGAAGACTTTCGTGCCAACCGCCAGCCAGAGTTTACCCAGATTGATATCGAAACAACTTTCCCGACCGAGGATTTCATCAAAGACTTGGTCGAGGGCTTGGTGATTAATATTTGGAAGCATGCTGCTGCAGTTGAGCTCACGCCAAAATTTCCACGATTGAGTTATGACGAAGTCATGAACCGCTTTGGAGTTGACGCTCCGGATATGCGTTTTGGGCTTGAGCTTCAAGATCTAACGCAAGTTTTTAAGTCAACTGAGTTTCAAGTTTTTAAGAGCGTGATTGGCGCTCAAGGGTTCATTAAGACTTTGGTGTTGTCTCCGGATCAAGCGCTGAGCCGAAGTGACATTGAGGAACTTACAACTTTTGTTGCCAATTATGGCGCCAAGGGACTGGCCTGGTCGGTTCTAGAAGGAGATGGCTTTAAGGGGGGAATTGGAAAATTCATTTCCGCTGCTGAAACTGCAACTCTTAAAGCTCAGCTTGGACTTAAGGGCGGAGAAACGCTTTTAATGGTTGCTGCTGATTACGACGTGACTTCTGCAGCACTTGGTGCGCTACGCGTGCATTTAGCCAAAAAGTTCAACATGATTGATACTAAGAAGCTTTGTTTTCTTTGGGTTGATCGTTTTCCGGCATTTGGTTGGGATAAGGAGACTAAGACTTACACTTCAATTCATCATCCCTTTACCAGTCCGATCATTGAGACCGAGGAAGACCTGCGTCTTTTTAAGACTGACGCAACGAAGCTTAGAGCCAAGGCCTATGATTTAGTGCTTAACGGCCAAGAAATTGGCGGCGGAAGTATTCGAATTCATCGTTCCGATATTCAGTCGCAGGTCTTTTCGTTGCTGGGGATTTCTACAGAAGAGGCAGAGCGAAAGTTCGGATTCTTGCTCGAAGCGCTGCGCTTTGGAGCACCACCGCATGGCGGAATTGCCTTAGGTGTAGACCGCATAGTGATGTTACTTGCTGGGGCTGATTCGATTCGTGACGTGATTGCTTTTCCAAAGACGCAAAAGGGTGTGGACTTAATGGTTGGTGCGCCGTCTCTTGCCGGTGACCAGCAGCTTAAGGAACTTTCGATTAAGGTAACTGCTAAGGCGACCGAAGCTAATCAAGCTAAGACCTAA